The genomic segment CAACTTTTGCAGTGGGACATATTTCTGATGAGGCAAAAAAGCTTCTCGAAGTGACAGAAGCAAGCCTGTATGCCGGAATCGATGCGGCTGTTGTGGGCGCACGGATGGGAGACGTTTCCCATACGGTTGAAGAGTATTGCGTTTCGAGAGGATATGCTGTGGTGAAGCAGTATTGCGGACACGGCATCGGCAGGGAACTGCACGAATCACCTGAAGTACCGAATTACGGGAAGCCGGGACATGGGGTACGCCTGGTATCCGGCATGACCTTTTGTATTGAACCGATGATCAACGTCAAGGGTGAGGGTGTGAGAGTGCTGAAGGATGGCTGGACGGTTCTGACACAGAGCGGTTCGCTTTCCGCACACTTTGAGCACGCCATCGCCGTAACACCGAATGGACCTGTGATTCTGACACAGCCCTAAACGGAGGTGTACAGTGGAACTGGAGGTTGGCACGATCGTTCGGGCGATTGCCGGGCGGGATGCGGACGGATATTTTGTTGTGACTGCATTGGACGGCGAGTTTGTATGGATCGCGGACGGCGACCGCAGAAAACTTGACAAGCCCAAGCACAAACGGCGGAAGCATCTGAGAAGGACCTGTACGGTCATGGATCTGAACGGGATCACCGATAAGAAGCTGAGAACCCTGTTGAGAAGTTACGGGGAACAGGCTGGCTGATAGGAGGTTATGTATGTCGAAGGAAGACGCAATCGAGCTTGAGGGTGTTGTGCTGGAAGCATTGCCGAACGCAATGTTCCGTGTGGAGCT from the Ruminococcus champanellensis 18P13 = JCM 17042 genome contains:
- the map gene encoding type I methionyl aminopeptidase, which translates into the protein MISVKSNTDLEKLRAAGRIAGRALKLAGESVRAGMTTKELDKIVHDYIVSCGATPSFLGYGGFKGSACISINNEVIHGIPSSKRKIADGDIVSVDVGACYNGFHGDTCATFAVGHISDEAKKLLEVTEASLYAGIDAAVVGARMGDVSHTVEEYCVSRGYAVVKQYCGHGIGRELHESPEVPNYGKPGHGVRLVSGMTFCIEPMINVKGEGVRVLKDGWTVLTQSGSLSAHFEHAIAVTPNGPVILTQP
- a CDS encoding KOW domain-containing RNA-binding protein is translated as MELEVGTIVRAIAGRDADGYFVVTALDGEFVWIADGDRRKLDKPKHKRRKHLRRTCTVMDLNGITDKKLRTLLRSYGEQAG